A region of Oceanicoccus sp. KOV_DT_Chl DNA encodes the following proteins:
- a CDS encoding MFS transporter encodes MRHTNEKSHYSRQGYYALMVLLLAYILSFIDRNIMAVLVGPVRESFAISDFQFSLLHGAAFTLFYIFLGLPIGWLADRVSRKYIIMVGVFFWSVMTFLCGLADSFLMLFLIRIGVGVGEAALSPPAYSLFGDYFTPQKLRWATAIFSMGITIGTGLSYKLGGFVYDWFSNINVSEDSIIREFMPWQMTFMVVAVPGFFIVGLLAFMREPTRFEANNVPSGAVPVTETFAHLYRQWQAYGALFFGVSMMSVIGYGTMTWFPEFLMRSYGLERAEASRALGNIFLLAGTAGSLAGAGFACLLQRLGYDDANVRWVMLVAAVLVVPATVMPQVESADTALMIAWCVVFLHYTHFGVAMAALQLITPSRMRALTSALMLFMTNLFGLALGGTVIAFVTDFVFGYDQALRYSLSWVAGVVYPLAAVVIGGSLHYYRTALRTLYDSASSKHETAFTNTVSRRIP; translated from the coding sequence ATGCGTCATACAAATGAAAAATCACATTATTCACGCCAAGGCTATTATGCGCTGATGGTATTACTGTTGGCGTACATTTTGTCTTTTATTGATCGTAATATCATGGCGGTATTGGTTGGCCCTGTTCGTGAGAGTTTTGCCATTTCCGATTTTCAATTCAGCCTATTACATGGCGCTGCTTTTACCCTGTTTTATATTTTTCTTGGCTTACCCATTGGTTGGTTGGCGGATCGTGTCAGTCGAAAATACATCATTATGGTCGGTGTTTTTTTCTGGAGTGTGATGACTTTTCTGTGTGGTTTGGCTGATAGTTTTTTAATGCTATTCCTGATTCGGATTGGCGTTGGGGTGGGAGAGGCGGCCTTGTCGCCACCCGCGTATTCTTTATTTGGGGATTACTTTACCCCTCAGAAGTTACGATGGGCTACGGCCATTTTCTCGATGGGAATTACCATAGGAACTGGCTTGTCCTATAAATTGGGTGGGTTTGTGTATGATTGGTTTAGTAACATCAATGTCAGCGAAGACTCTATTATCCGTGAGTTTATGCCATGGCAAATGACGTTTATGGTTGTGGCTGTCCCAGGTTTTTTTATCGTTGGGCTGCTCGCTTTTATGAGAGAGCCGACGCGTTTTGAAGCGAATAATGTACCGTCAGGCGCGGTCCCTGTAACAGAAACGTTTGCCCACCTATACCGGCAGTGGCAAGCCTATGGCGCGTTGTTTTTTGGGGTCAGTATGATGTCTGTGATTGGGTATGGCACCATGACCTGGTTTCCTGAGTTTTTGATGAGAAGCTATGGTCTTGAACGTGCTGAGGCTAGCCGAGCCTTAGGTAATATTTTCCTGCTAGCGGGAACAGCGGGCTCATTGGCTGGGGCAGGTTTTGCGTGTTTATTACAGCGGCTGGGGTACGACGATGCCAATGTTCGTTGGGTGATGTTGGTTGCGGCTGTGCTGGTTGTTCCTGCTACCGTGATGCCTCAGGTCGAGAGCGCCGATACTGCCCTGATGATTGCCTGGTGTGTGGTCTTCTTACATTACACGCACTTCGGTGTAGCGATGGCGGCCTTGCAGTTGATTACACCGTCGCGTATGCGCGCACTGACATCAGCGCTAATGTTGTTTATGACGAATTTATTTGGCTTAGCGTTAGGCGGCACCGTCATCGCCTTCGTCACAGATTTTGTATTTGGTTATGATCAAGCACTACGATATTCACTGTCTTGGGTTGCGGGGGTTGTATATCCATTGGCGGCCGTTGTTATAGGGGGTAGCTTGCACTATTACCGAACGGCTCTCCGGACCCTTTATGACAGTGCGTCGTCGAAACATGAAACGGCGTTCACTAATACTGTTTCTCGAAGGATACCTTAG
- a CDS encoding TonB-dependent receptor: MQVWNNKRLLSTGLLLAMLCASQCVWAQTERNDPGIKGSRKHVLEEILVTARKREESAQDIPLAITTLDEGFLEKIGFADLSDLAEKVPSLSIEPFPTSSSTLVAFMRGVGTIDAEQASRDAGVGIYLDDVYLGRANGLAADMADIKRIEVLRGPQGALYGRNTIGGAIKYVTADPSGTLGFKQTLNMGNRGYLRSLTSIDVPTWLGVDARVSYLTSEKEGLVANAGSGDDFGEQDREGYRVSLKSDLADTLLFQYAYDHSEQEGTSLYAQRGGPSATPGLATPLYTRRLGQSFRPVDLPIKDNFEHNGHALRMTWDATPTMTFKSITAYRNVESERLNDSVEAFGLPVVNAGTLDQSQFSQEFLLNGSLEEKRVDYIVGLYYFKETADQKTAGLTNAFALIENPFDPFNAFRPPQLTDLAAPLEADVVNASSAVFGHVTWVPPIAGDQLSVSLGGRYSRDEREMERTISGVAIDTGGELSKDYTSFDPSLTVDYQWSDNVHAYIRLATAYRSGGFNLRAGTSDPFDQEELLAYELGFKSTLWDQRLRLNAAIFRSEYDDIQLDFVNPMDFTISTINASDATIEGVEFELTVLPTDGLELGVDYAYLDADQKDAVIDPFTQQSLEGTSLPHTPRHKYNTYSRYTLAALPIGMLTAEINYSWHDEQTSNGGPGSADRPREDFGLLGARLSLYQIPTGNGDLSVSLWGKNLENAEYQLFALAGADVYGELRSYGVDVIYKMD, from the coding sequence ATGCAGGTCTGGAATAATAAGCGATTACTAAGCACTGGATTATTGCTAGCGATGCTGTGTGCATCACAATGTGTTTGGGCACAAACGGAAAGAAACGATCCGGGAATAAAAGGTAGCCGGAAACATGTTCTTGAAGAAATTCTCGTGACAGCGCGCAAGCGTGAAGAATCGGCACAAGATATTCCGTTAGCCATTACAACCTTGGATGAGGGGTTTCTTGAAAAAATTGGTTTCGCTGATTTGAGTGACCTTGCTGAAAAGGTTCCCTCGCTATCGATTGAGCCATTCCCGACGAGTAGCTCTACATTAGTGGCGTTTATGCGTGGGGTTGGCACCATTGATGCGGAACAAGCTAGCCGGGATGCTGGCGTAGGGATTTATCTGGATGATGTGTACTTGGGACGAGCGAATGGATTAGCCGCTGATATGGCGGATATTAAGCGCATTGAAGTCTTACGCGGACCTCAAGGTGCTTTGTATGGCAGGAATACCATTGGTGGGGCCATTAAATATGTCACTGCTGATCCGTCAGGAACATTGGGGTTTAAGCAGACATTGAATATGGGGAACCGGGGTTATTTGCGATCATTAACCAGCATCGATGTACCAACATGGCTCGGTGTTGATGCTCGGGTCAGTTACCTGACATCGGAAAAAGAGGGGTTGGTGGCGAACGCAGGGAGTGGTGACGATTTTGGAGAGCAAGACCGCGAAGGTTATCGTGTTTCGTTAAAAAGTGATTTGGCGGATACGTTACTTTTTCAATATGCCTATGACCATTCAGAACAGGAGGGAACTAGCCTATATGCCCAACGCGGAGGACCATCAGCGACTCCTGGCTTAGCAACCCCCTTGTATACCCGTCGACTCGGACAGTCGTTCCGGCCTGTTGATCTGCCGATAAAAGATAATTTTGAACACAATGGTCATGCACTGCGTATGACGTGGGACGCAACACCCACCATGACATTCAAATCCATCACTGCCTATCGAAATGTGGAGAGCGAGCGATTAAATGACTCGGTTGAGGCATTTGGTTTGCCGGTAGTGAATGCCGGTACCTTAGATCAGTCACAGTTTTCCCAAGAATTTTTACTTAACGGCTCGCTAGAAGAGAAGCGCGTTGACTATATTGTTGGACTCTACTATTTCAAGGAGACCGCAGACCAGAAAACGGCAGGCCTGACGAATGCTTTTGCCTTGATTGAGAACCCATTTGATCCCTTTAATGCCTTTCGGCCGCCGCAGTTAACTGATTTGGCTGCGCCGCTTGAGGCTGATGTTGTCAATGCATCCAGCGCTGTTTTTGGCCATGTGACGTGGGTGCCACCGATTGCAGGTGATCAATTGAGTGTTAGTTTGGGTGGGCGCTATTCGCGCGATGAGCGTGAAATGGAGCGAACAATCTCGGGTGTTGCTATCGACACGGGCGGAGAGCTTAGCAAAGACTATACGAGCTTTGATCCATCTCTTACGGTCGATTATCAATGGTCTGATAATGTGCATGCTTATATTCGGTTAGCCACGGCGTACCGTTCCGGCGGGTTTAATTTACGTGCCGGAACGTCGGATCCCTTTGATCAGGAAGAATTGTTAGCTTATGAATTGGGTTTTAAATCGACATTGTGGGACCAACGTTTGCGATTGAATGCCGCGATTTTTCGGTCAGAGTATGATGATATTCAATTAGATTTTGTTAACCCTATGGATTTCACCATTAGTACGATTAACGCCAGTGACGCTACGATTGAGGGCGTAGAGTTCGAACTGACTGTATTGCCGACTGATGGATTAGAACTCGGGGTAGATTATGCTTATCTCGATGCTGATCAGAAGGATGCGGTCATCGACCCTTTTACTCAACAGTCGCTAGAAGGCACAAGCCTGCCACACACGCCCCGCCATAAATATAACACTTATAGTCGTTATACCCTGGCAGCCTTACCCATTGGCATGTTAACCGCAGAAATTAATTACAGTTGGCATGATGAGCAAACCTCGAACGGCGGGCCAGGTAGTGCGGATCGGCCGCGTGAGGATTTTGGTTTACTGGGTGCCCGCTTATCGCTCTACCAAATTCCAACCGGCAACGGGGACTTAAGCGTCTCGCTTTGGGGAAAAAATCTGGAAAATGCTGAGTATCAGCTGTTCGCACTGGCGGGTGCTGATGTCTATGGCGAACTTCGTAGTTATGGTGTCGATGTTATCTATAAGATGGATTAG
- a CDS encoding STY4526/YPO1902 family pathogenicity island replication protein, whose amino-acid sequence MRNVSEEMSRAAATTFVHALGSPQLIQDDNRQIPDELILALSKLNLTEQYSLINRAKYFLAVDLNTQALQRQLYELEIHRENHENEDAFLLLGAPLVLMRRLFGMHASEFSRRRHALNLKGERTGRPNHCDEKTTHLIWEQWEKHQHLDERERFMLIAEHLNLSLQTLWSALRSHIQK is encoded by the coding sequence ATGAGAAACGTATCAGAAGAAATGTCACGTGCTGCAGCCACCACGTTTGTGCATGCTTTAGGCTCACCTCAGTTAATACAAGACGATAATAGGCAGATACCGGACGAACTCATTTTAGCGCTCTCGAAATTAAACCTGACAGAACAGTACTCGCTAATTAACCGTGCAAAGTACTTTCTCGCCGTTGATCTCAATACCCAGGCCCTACAACGCCAACTATACGAGCTAGAAATACACAGAGAGAACCATGAAAACGAAGATGCCTTCCTCTTACTAGGCGCGCCTTTAGTATTAATGCGTAGATTGTTTGGCATGCATGCCTCCGAATTTTCACGAAGAAGGCACGCACTGAACCTAAAAGGCGAACGCACTGGTCGTCCCAATCATTGTGATGAAAAAACTACACATTTAATTTGGGAGCAATGGGAAAAACATCAACACCTAGACGAGCGCGAGCGATTTATGCTCATTGCAGAGCATCTAAATCTAAGCCTTCAGACATTATGGAGTGCGCTTCGATCACATATCCAAAAATAG
- the rsgA gene encoding ribosome small subunit-dependent GTPase A, translated as MNNLLSLASLGWQPFFQQQLHLDEWDNAIPARVLEHHKSEIEVASEAGRQSIQLTHLCPSLTVGDWILLDGEKRITRVLERKSCFRRKASGSKVSVQLIAANVDTAFIVCSLNDDFNLNRIERYLSLTHEAQVEPVIVLTKADLCPGADDLRNQVQQLDSLLCVEALNGLDHESSGVLLNWCTPGKTVVMLGSSGAGKSTLTNTLLGTPLQSTSGIREDDSKGRHTTTRRSLLVMPNDAMILDTPGMRELQLTDCEQGVAVTFADIEAVARQCRYGNCQHDSEPECAVKDAIESGELEERRLYSYRKLLREQEINSASLAERRANDKELSRYYARTQQQAKRIKRG; from the coding sequence GTGAATAATTTATTATCTTTAGCCAGCCTTGGTTGGCAGCCTTTTTTTCAACAACAACTGCACCTCGATGAGTGGGATAATGCTATCCCGGCGAGGGTATTAGAACACCACAAATCTGAAATTGAAGTCGCGTCAGAAGCAGGCAGGCAGTCCATTCAACTCACCCACTTGTGCCCGTCTTTAACCGTTGGTGACTGGATATTACTGGATGGAGAGAAACGTATTACTCGGGTGTTAGAACGCAAGAGTTGTTTTCGACGCAAGGCTTCTGGTAGCAAAGTCTCAGTGCAACTAATTGCCGCTAATGTTGATACCGCTTTTATAGTTTGCTCGCTGAATGACGACTTTAATTTAAATCGCATTGAGCGCTACTTAAGCCTTACCCACGAGGCGCAGGTAGAGCCGGTTATCGTACTCACCAAAGCCGATCTTTGCCCTGGCGCTGATGATTTACGCAATCAGGTGCAGCAATTGGATTCGCTTCTTTGTGTCGAAGCGCTCAATGGGTTAGACCACGAAAGCAGTGGTGTTTTATTAAATTGGTGCACACCGGGCAAAACGGTGGTTATGTTAGGCTCATCTGGTGCGGGCAAATCAACGCTCACCAATACACTACTGGGAACACCATTGCAGAGCACATCTGGAATTCGTGAAGATGATAGCAAGGGTAGGCATACCACCACCCGTCGCTCATTACTGGTAATGCCTAATGATGCCATGATTTTAGATACGCCCGGTATGCGTGAGCTGCAATTGACAGATTGTGAGCAGGGCGTGGCTGTAACCTTTGCTGACATCGAAGCCGTCGCCAGGCAATGCCGATATGGCAATTGCCAACACGATAGCGAGCCTGAGTGTGCGGTTAAAGACGCTATAGAATCAGGCGAGCTGGAGGAGCGCAGACTATACAGCTACCGCAAGCTACTCCGAGAGCAGGAAATCAACAGTGCAAGCTTGGCGGAACGCCGTGCCAACGACAAAGAGTTAAGCCGCTATTACGCTAGAACTCAACAACAAGCTAAGCGAATAAAACGCGGTTAG
- a CDS encoding STY4526/YPO1902 family pathogenicity island replication protein: MSNVEEAMSRSVARTLMSSLETLQSIHFNKNSLPDNLITFMSKLNLTEQTSLIQSARHYVAININIPALERQIQALENKREEKELEDIYLLQGAPLILMRRLFGMHASEFSRRRNILNIRGVGSGRPPLCNEESEHQVWKLWQHNNPLNERERFLKIADETNLDLHLIWGALRAHIDS, from the coding sequence ATGAGTAACGTTGAGGAAGCCATGAGCCGTTCGGTGGCCAGAACATTGATGTCATCTCTTGAGACGCTCCAATCGATTCATTTCAACAAAAATAGCCTGCCAGATAACCTAATTACTTTCATGTCGAAGCTCAATCTTACTGAGCAGACATCGCTAATACAAAGCGCTCGGCATTATGTCGCTATCAACATCAACATACCTGCACTCGAACGACAGATCCAAGCATTAGAAAATAAACGGGAAGAAAAAGAACTCGAAGATATCTATCTATTACAGGGCGCCCCACTTATTCTTATGCGCCGATTATTTGGTATGCATGCATCCGAATTCTCACGACGCCGAAACATTCTTAATATTCGTGGTGTAGGCAGCGGTCGACCGCCACTATGCAATGAAGAATCTGAACACCAGGTATGGAAACTTTGGCAACACAATAACCCGCTAAATGAACGGGAACGTTTTCTAAAAATAGCCGACGAAACTAACCTAGACCTTCACCTTATTTGGGGTGCCTTACGCGCCCATATTGATAGCTGA
- the radC gene encoding DNA repair protein RadC → MKTVKPSNEMYTTESTFEQENQLIAEAKHLLYTRLQTRDQVFTSPQATRDYLCLQLSERQQEVFCCLFLDSQHRLIEYQELFVGTIDGCCVYPREVVKAALKVNAAAVIFAHNHPSGVAEPSEADQRITERLTSALGLLDIRVLDHFVIGDNTTVSFAERGLL, encoded by the coding sequence ATGAAAACCGTTAAACCGTCGAATGAAATGTATACCACCGAATCGACATTCGAGCAGGAAAACCAGTTGATTGCTGAAGCCAAACACCTGTTATATACACGATTGCAAACGCGCGATCAGGTGTTTACTTCACCACAGGCAACACGGGACTATTTGTGTTTGCAGTTATCAGAGCGACAACAAGAAGTATTTTGTTGTTTGTTTTTAGATAGTCAGCACCGATTGATTGAATATCAGGAATTGTTTGTGGGCACGATAGACGGCTGCTGTGTTTATCCTCGCGAGGTCGTTAAGGCCGCGTTGAAAGTTAATGCTGCCGCTGTTATTTTTGCCCATAACCACCCATCGGGTGTGGCAGAACCGAGCGAGGCCGATCAGCGTATTACTGAACGGCTGACGAGCGCTTTAGGACTGTTGGATATTCGGGTATTGGATCACTTTGTTATCGGTGATAACACCACGGTTTCATTTGCTGAACGTGGATTGCTTTAG
- a CDS encoding DUF3577 domain-containing protein — MSKPTENTKKTSASAENNRYFNEYANGIGYLNSIREFGADGKPERYAAQVSVIQGPADNVHYEYHDLIISSETVLGVVLEHRDAIEAEEANVLIRFNMANPRAKAFIYKQGERAGELGLR, encoded by the coding sequence ATGAGTAAACCCACTGAAAATACCAAAAAAACCTCTGCCTCCGCAGAGAACAACCGTTACTTTAACGAGTATGCCAATGGCATCGGCTACCTAAACAGCATTCGTGAATTCGGTGCTGACGGTAAACCTGAACGCTACGCGGCTCAAGTGTCGGTTATCCAGGGACCGGCGGACAATGTGCATTATGAGTATCACGATCTCATTATTTCGTCTGAAACCGTACTCGGTGTTGTGCTTGAGCATCGGGATGCCATCGAGGCTGAGGAGGCTAATGTGCTGATTCGCTTCAATATGGCTAACCCTCGTGCCAAGGCGTTCATCTATAAACAAGGTGAGCGCGCTGGTGAGTTGGGGCTGCGATAG
- a CDS encoding conjugal transfer protein TraG N-terminal domain-containing protein — translation MAVDSTLELYTTLFGWLFYNSIWDVLVATGIVFLPFLGILLDTIIRSYAGEDAEEAGNTTLRIVEVEYFVAFFVILIAAVPATPLNAVDLSFTPRAVIGTPAQPVATVNNSRTTYGGGISFSAAPVSVNVPVFWFAVMSFSSGFNRAVMGAVPPALDFRGYVDELSDASIEDPKLQHEINDFFRDCFIEARSKYLAERPTSAAITNLLNRYGDTDPDWIGSHVYLETPGYYDSIRADTVREGYPWSALRDVEWDATNNPLYGKPFCTEWWQGIQQSILSELGDLDLLSAAAEPGWDPAPRRDAVIQIALINSPPRWTTRGYDFAYGNMVDFSVGDPGIMVSVQNAAQQGLAAYGLGKTSVSFAAYLRVFLEAAPMVQSLILMGLYSLLPFFILISRYKFSLLIIGALILFTVKFWTVLWFFAWWVDQNLIQAFYPDPGSVTTLFSTDLTLKRIILNFLTGGLYLVFPLLLSVYLGLAGIRAASQLDGATQAITRGTAGAGRINPRLPGGIKGKKGARQ, via the coding sequence ATGGCTGTTGATAGTACACTCGAACTTTATACAACATTATTTGGCTGGTTGTTTTATAACAGTATTTGGGACGTGCTGGTGGCAACAGGTATTGTGTTTTTACCGTTTCTTGGCATTCTGCTTGATACGATTATTCGCTCCTATGCCGGTGAAGATGCTGAGGAAGCGGGCAATACAACACTGCGAATTGTCGAGGTTGAATATTTTGTCGCTTTCTTTGTGATTTTGATCGCCGCTGTACCTGCGACTCCGCTGAATGCCGTTGATCTTTCCTTTACGCCTCGTGCGGTAATCGGCACGCCTGCCCAGCCGGTAGCAACAGTGAATAATTCACGTACCACCTATGGAGGGGGTATTTCCTTTAGCGCGGCACCGGTATCAGTAAACGTCCCCGTATTTTGGTTTGCGGTGATGAGTTTTAGTTCGGGGTTTAATCGCGCGGTGATGGGTGCTGTGCCTCCAGCGCTTGATTTTCGAGGTTATGTCGATGAATTGAGTGATGCCTCGATAGAAGACCCAAAATTGCAGCATGAGATTAACGATTTCTTTCGGGATTGTTTTATTGAAGCTCGCTCAAAATATCTAGCCGAGCGTCCAACCAGTGCAGCGATTACCAATCTATTGAATCGTTATGGTGATACTGACCCGGATTGGATTGGCTCCCATGTCTATCTGGAAACGCCAGGGTACTATGATTCCATCCGTGCTGACACCGTGAGGGAAGGGTATCCCTGGTCGGCGTTAAGAGATGTCGAATGGGACGCTACGAATAACCCACTCTATGGAAAACCCTTTTGCACCGAGTGGTGGCAAGGCATTCAACAGTCCATTCTCAGTGAATTGGGTGATCTTGATTTACTGTCTGCTGCCGCTGAACCCGGCTGGGACCCTGCACCGCGTCGTGATGCGGTGATTCAGATTGCGTTGATTAACTCACCGCCGCGTTGGACAACACGAGGGTATGACTTCGCTTACGGCAATATGGTGGATTTCAGTGTCGGTGATCCGGGCATTATGGTTTCGGTGCAAAATGCAGCGCAACAAGGCTTGGCCGCTTATGGCCTCGGAAAAACCAGCGTGTCTTTTGCTGCCTACCTAAGAGTATTTCTGGAAGCAGCGCCGATGGTGCAGTCGCTTATTTTAATGGGACTGTACTCGCTATTGCCGTTCTTTATTCTTATTAGTCGTTACAAATTCTCGTTATTGATAATCGGCGCATTGATTTTGTTCACCGTAAAATTTTGGACGGTTTTGTGGTTCTTTGCCTGGTGGGTGGATCAAAATTTAATTCAGGCGTTTTACCCAGATCCGGGCAGTGTCACCACATTGTTTAGTACTGATTTAACGCTCAAGCGAATCATTCTTAATTTTCTGACGGGCGGACTGTATTTAGTCTTTCCGTTATTACTCTCGGTTTATCTTGGACTGGCAGGCATTCGCGCTGCTTCGCAGTTAGACGGCGCTACCCAGGCGATTACGCGGGGTACAGCAGGGGCTGGGCGAATTAACCCAAGATTACCCGGAGGAATCAAAGGGAAAAAAGGTGCTAGGCAATGA
- a CDS encoding integrating conjugative element protein produces MTNGHNFVHRYCKLVIPIIGFIVCFPICALEAPTNDSLFYYKIGGGRDIAIPPSLNITTIDLSFNGQASALSCSGFDPMVAIESSLDNLRNGVDNAVNAIELAATAAIANLPGYILQKANPGLYDLFQNALLRANESFSLATKSCERIQYEIAKNTNPFDEWASVSWGDSWKRSVGIGGANIYDAVDDAEDAPNAGIEWVGGIRAGGTNQPPIRVLSDVAAAGLNILSQRPPETSTDLPGSAPLAQHFTGPNAVDVWVTNVLGEVEVGLCDGCNKGARSGKGLIPYIEQTTEEVVQLLVNLVTGVTTPTRANLEEVEAPGIAVTVQVIQALRNQSPDEVSIVINKLGQEIAEARVMEEAMIIRRLLLAGRKEGYVSANRIAQREVVQALEELDSEINNVIFEKDARNKFVTSTVVELLLRDNAIRQSSVNTPASVPNDPRPLKNGGVEQ; encoded by the coding sequence ATGACTAATGGCCATAATTTTGTACACAGGTATTGTAAACTGGTGATTCCGATCATTGGTTTTATAGTTTGTTTTCCAATATGCGCTCTAGAAGCGCCAACCAACGATAGCTTGTTCTATTACAAAATCGGTGGCGGTCGTGATATCGCCATTCCTCCCAGTCTTAACATCACCACCATTGATCTATCGTTCAATGGACAGGCTTCTGCCCTCAGTTGCAGTGGTTTTGACCCGATGGTCGCAATTGAAAGCTCACTAGACAATTTACGAAATGGCGTTGATAACGCGGTTAATGCCATTGAGTTGGCCGCGACTGCTGCGATAGCCAATTTGCCCGGCTATATTCTTCAAAAAGCTAACCCTGGTCTGTATGACCTTTTTCAAAATGCTTTACTGCGTGCCAATGAATCTTTTTCTTTGGCCACTAAAAGCTGTGAACGCATTCAGTACGAAATTGCAAAAAATACTAACCCTTTTGATGAGTGGGCGTCGGTCAGCTGGGGTGATTCTTGGAAACGTTCGGTGGGTATCGGAGGTGCCAATATTTACGATGCTGTTGATGATGCTGAAGATGCCCCGAATGCTGGTATCGAATGGGTCGGCGGTATAAGGGCTGGTGGTACCAATCAGCCTCCGATCCGTGTGCTGTCAGATGTTGCAGCGGCTGGCTTGAACATTCTCTCGCAGCGTCCACCTGAAACCAGTACTGACCTGCCCGGCAGTGCACCGCTTGCTCAGCATTTCACGGGGCCTAATGCCGTGGATGTTTGGGTGACCAATGTGTTAGGAGAGGTCGAAGTGGGTTTGTGTGATGGATGCAATAAAGGTGCGCGTTCAGGCAAAGGGTTGATTCCCTATATTGAACAGACCACTGAGGAGGTGGTGCAATTATTGGTAAACCTTGTAACCGGAGTCACAACACCTACACGAGCCAATCTTGAGGAAGTTGAAGCGCCTGGAATCGCAGTAACTGTGCAGGTCATTCAAGCCTTACGTAATCAGTCCCCCGACGAAGTGTCTATCGTTATTAATAAGCTTGGACAGGAAATTGCTGAAGCGAGAGTCATGGAAGAGGCAATGATTATTCGTCGTTTGCTGCTTGCGGGGCGTAAAGAGGGCTATGTATCGGCCAACCGGATTGCACAGCGTGAGGTGGTACAGGCTCTGGAAGAATTAGACAGTGAAATTAACAATGTGATTTTTGAAAAGGATGCCAGAAACAAGTTTGTGACCTCCACTGTGGTGGAATTATTGTTACGAGACAATGCCATTCGGCAGTCGTCGGTGAATACACCGGCATCTGTACCGAACGATCCACGCCCACTTAAAAATGGCGGTGTGGAGCAATGA
- a CDS encoding TIGR03757 family integrating conjugative element protein: protein MNLIYHLALIVCCCIGIFQLAWADADLSPKSVIVVTSNQRPVSNINSISKKLDDVKLIIQILNLDAVTNIEHRLSHGLPVDPVQARAMVDQRIAQIGRSQLDAELRTAYLPLGTMMAYALNRYPVIIFDRQAVIYGVTDLAQAINKYRQWVEDKQGGTANE from the coding sequence TTGAATCTAATTTATCACTTGGCACTAATTGTTTGTTGCTGTATCGGTATCTTCCAGCTTGCATGGGCGGATGCTGATCTATCACCAAAATCTGTCATTGTTGTCACTTCAAATCAACGGCCAGTCTCCAATATAAACAGCATCTCGAAAAAATTAGATGACGTTAAACTGATTATTCAAATTCTCAATCTGGATGCAGTTACCAATATAGAGCATCGTCTCAGTCATGGATTACCTGTTGATCCAGTGCAGGCTCGGGCAATGGTTGACCAACGTATTGCCCAGATTGGCCGCTCGCAATTGGATGCTGAATTACGAACAGCGTATTTACCCCTTGGGACGATGATGGCATATGCCCTTAATCGTTACCCTGTAATTATTTTTGATCGACAAGCGGTTATTTACGGCGTGACCGATTTAGCACAGGCAATCAATAAATATCGACAGTGGGTAGAGGATAAACAAGGAGGAACTGCTAATGAATAG